One window from the genome of Chloroflexota bacterium encodes:
- a CDS encoding phenylalanine--tRNA ligase subunit beta, which produces MRVPLSWLKNYVPCDISAHELAHRLTMAGNEVGDVEIVGAALDPERLVIGHVLSVDPHPNADRLRLPTVDIGGGETATVVCGAPNVAAGQKIAFAKEGAMLFSPRSGKTEALRAATIRGVRSSGMVCSVLELGLGDDHEGILVLDDDAPVGTPLVEYIGDAVLDIEVTPNRPDCLSILGIAHEVAALTGASVTHPDLSYPEDDTPIESLAKVEIADPDLCFRYTATLIHDIQIAESPQWMQDALTKAGLRPINNIVDITNYVMLEYGQPLHAFDFGKVRDDTIIVRSARPDETLETLDGATRTLRPPMLVIADTQDAIGLAGVMGGANTEIDESTTTVLLESANFHAINTRRTRLAARMDSEASYRFERGIRPELAPLALRRATQLMIQLAGGTASKGILDIYPDGEPMPSVQISRQRIRQVLGVDYTMERIERTLEALGFRRDRDPESIMPTMDAFSVGGAPENDNMVFMKPPYWRSDITIEDDIVEELARIIGYESIPTTMISTPIPHGQPQAQRVFRERVKDILTATGMRETISYSLVSENMLERVGVATGETDAMRIANPMRSEFTLLRTSLRASVLNTLANNRRVSQVEGIRIYEIGSVYLPKEEARERDLPDEREMLVGVLCGPRFPLSWNAPSGDMGFYDGKGVLESLFAELRAEVRYEAYDDDPILRRGRTARIICHHPGGGGDTPIGVIGEVGRPTLERFDIDGATTAMFEIDLASLRAALPEETRQHIPANPYPQSYRDLALIVDAEVTSARIQAIMERHRMVARSIPFDIYEGEGVPDGKRSLAYRIVFQSPRGTLTSEQVDGYQSNILQQLQRELGVELRD; this is translated from the coding sequence ATGCGCGTACCTCTTTCATGGCTCAAGAATTATGTCCCTTGCGATATTTCGGCACACGAATTGGCGCACCGCCTTACGATGGCGGGCAATGAAGTTGGCGATGTGGAGATTGTCGGCGCGGCGCTCGACCCCGAGCGCCTCGTTATAGGCCATGTGCTCAGCGTGGACCCGCATCCCAATGCCGACCGCCTGCGCCTGCCCACCGTGGACATCGGCGGCGGCGAGACCGCCACGGTCGTCTGCGGCGCGCCGAATGTCGCCGCAGGGCAGAAAATCGCGTTCGCCAAGGAAGGCGCGATGCTCTTCAGCCCGCGGTCCGGTAAGACAGAGGCGCTGCGGGCTGCCACCATTCGCGGCGTGCGCTCGTCCGGCATGGTCTGCTCCGTGCTAGAACTAGGGCTTGGCGACGACCACGAAGGCATACTCGTGCTCGACGACGACGCTCCCGTTGGCACGCCGCTCGTCGAGTACATCGGCGATGCCGTGTTGGACATCGAAGTTACGCCTAACCGTCCTGACTGCCTTTCCATTCTCGGCATCGCGCACGAAGTCGCGGCGCTCACCGGCGCGTCCGTAACGCATCCGGACCTGTCGTATCCCGAAGACGACACGCCCATCGAATCGCTGGCGAAGGTCGAAATTGCCGATCCCGACTTGTGCTTCCGCTACACCGCGACGCTGATTCACGACATTCAGATAGCCGAATCGCCGCAGTGGATGCAGGACGCGCTGACTAAGGCGGGCTTGCGCCCGATCAACAACATCGTGGACATTACGAACTATGTGATGCTTGAGTACGGTCAGCCGCTACACGCGTTCGACTTCGGCAAGGTGCGCGACGACACCATCATCGTGCGCTCTGCCCGTCCCGACGAGACGCTGGAGACACTGGACGGCGCGACCCGCACACTGCGACCGCCAATGCTCGTAATCGCGGACACGCAGGACGCCATCGGGCTTGCAGGCGTGATGGGCGGCGCGAACACCGAGATCGACGAGTCCACAACCACCGTGCTGCTGGAATCTGCGAACTTCCACGCCATCAACACGCGCCGCACACGGCTCGCAGCGCGCATGGACAGCGAGGCGTCGTATCGCTTCGAACGCGGAATTCGCCCTGAACTTGCGCCTCTTGCGCTGCGCCGCGCAACGCAGCTGATGATTCAACTCGCAGGCGGCACCGCGTCCAAGGGCATCCTGGACATCTACCCGGACGGCGAGCCGATGCCGTCCGTGCAAATCAGCCGGCAGCGCATCCGCCAAGTGCTCGGCGTGGACTACACGATGGAGCGCATCGAACGCACGCTTGAGGCGCTAGGCTTCCGGCGCGACCGCGACCCGGAGAGCATCATGCCCACGATGGATGCATTCTCCGTCGGCGGCGCGCCGGAGAACGACAACATGGTGTTTATGAAGCCACCGTACTGGCGCTCGGACATCACCATCGAAGACGACATCGTGGAAGAATTGGCACGCATCATCGGTTACGAAAGCATCCCGACGACGATGATTTCCACGCCCATACCGCACGGACAGCCGCAAGCGCAGCGCGTCTTTCGAGAGCGCGTCAAGGACATCCTGACCGCGACGGGCATGCGCGAGACCATATCGTACTCACTCGTCAGCGAGAACATGCTTGAGCGCGTCGGAGTCGCAACCGGCGAGACGGATGCGATGCGCATCGCCAACCCGATGAGAAGCGAGTTCACTTTGCTGCGCACCAGCCTGCGCGCCAGCGTGCTGAACACGCTCGCCAACAATCGCCGCGTGTCACAAGTCGAAGGCATCCGCATCTACGAAATCGGCAGCGTCTATCTGCCCAAAGAGGAAGCCCGCGAGCGCGACCTGCCGGACGAGCGCGAGATGCTTGTCGGCGTGCTGTGCGGTCCGCGCTTCCCGTTGTCATGGAACGCGCCGTCCGGCGATATGGGCTTCTACGACGGCAAAGGCGTGCTAGAGTCGCTCTTCGCCGAACTTCGCGCGGAAGTCCGTTACGAAGCATACGACGACGACCCGATCCTGCGGCGTGGCAGGACGGCGCGCATAATCTGTCACCACCCGGGCGGGGGCGGCGACACGCCCATCGGCGTCATCGGCGAAGTGGGGCGTCCCACGCTAGAGCGCTTCGACATAGACGGCGCGACCACAGCCATGTTCGAGATAGACTTAGCGTCACTGAGAGCGGCGCTTCCTGAAGAGACACGCCAGCACATTCCGGCGAACCCGTACCCGCAGTCGTACCGCGACCTCGCGCTCATCGTCGATGCCGAAGTAACATCGGCGCGCATACAGGCGATAATGGAACGCCACCGGATGGTCGCGCGCAGCATCCCGTTCGACATATACGAAGGCGAAGGCGTCCCGGATGGCAAGCGTTCGCTCGCCTACCGCATCGTATTCCAGTCGCCGCGCGGCACGCTCACATCGGAGCAAGTGGACGGTTATCAGTCTAACATCTTGCAGCAGTTGCAGCGGGAGTTGGGCGTGGAGCTGCGGGACTAA
- a CDS encoding Uma2 family endonuclease, which translates to MTTATKIMTADELLAMPDDRSHLYELVKGELITMPPAGGEHGAIGIRAAVRIGVFVERNDLGVIFNSDTGFIVETDPDTVRAPDVSFVRKERILAEGIPKGFIPGAPDLAVEVISPSDSYTEVAEKVVQLLEAGTLLVVLIDPRTRTITLRHRSGETTTLTEADTLTLGDVLPGFECAVGELFV; encoded by the coding sequence ATGACCACAGCCACGAAAATCATGACCGCGGACGAACTGCTGGCGATGCCCGACGACCGCTCACACCTCTACGAACTTGTAAAGGGAGAACTCATAACCATGCCACCTGCCGGCGGAGAACATGGCGCAATCGGAATTAGGGCGGCAGTAAGAATTGGCGTCTTCGTCGAACGGAACGACTTGGGTGTAATCTTCAATTCTGATACGGGCTTCATAGTCGAAACGGACCCTGACACCGTTCGCGCACCCGACGTCTCTTTCGTGCGAAAGGAACGCATCCTTGCAGAAGGCATCCCCAAAGGCTTTATCCCCGGCGCGCCCGACCTTGCCGTAGAGGTCATATCGCCCTCCGACTCATACACAGAAGTCGCCGAAAAAGTTGTCCAGCTTCTCGAAGCGGGAACGCTGCTGGTTGTGCTGATAGACCCGCGCACGCGAACAATCACGCTGCGCCACCGGAGCGGAGAGACGACTACGCTGACCGAAGCTGATACGCTGACACTGGGGGATGTGCTGCCGGGGTTTGAGTGCGCGGTGGGGGAGTTGTTTGTGTGA
- a CDS encoding CoA transferase: protein MPYQTLTNIRVIDASTGIAGPYCGKMLADYGAEVIKLELPDSPDMSRDVGAFPDGVRHPEKSALFLHLNAGKKGITLDPSTPDGRRIFMQIAAQADVVIESYRPGQMADWRIGYHDLRGVRDDIVMTSVTPYGQSGPHKDYEYTELTIFAAGGGMHREGLPEREPLRYGAEIAQYFSGTTAAAATMIALFGVAMNGEGEWLDISIQECMAGHPHQIGRRTPWIYGGEPDPRKPPRLAAAGMREPYAVGTFRCKDGYVSFLPLGSRMWPQLARMIDRADLIGDARFATPDDRTKRREELEAIFQAWFNEHTRMEIFAAGQREMLPCAPIMETHEAFDNPQFRERDYFVDLMHPDAGELTYTGLPFRLSDTPVSTNTPAPRLGQHNAEIYDDLLDIDAPLLAELRAKGVV from the coding sequence ATGCCCTACCAAACACTTACCAACATTCGAGTTATTGACGCCTCTACCGGCATCGCGGGACCGTATTGCGGCAAGATGCTGGCGGATTATGGCGCCGAGGTTATTAAGCTTGAACTGCCTGATTCGCCGGATATGTCGCGCGATGTGGGCGCGTTCCCGGACGGCGTGCGCCATCCGGAAAAGAGTGCGCTATTTTTGCACCTGAACGCGGGCAAGAAGGGTATCACGCTCGATCCGTCAACTCCGGACGGCAGGCGCATTTTCATGCAGATAGCGGCGCAGGCTGATGTCGTTATCGAGAGCTATCGCCCCGGACAAATGGCGGATTGGCGCATCGGCTACCACGACCTGCGCGGCGTGCGGGACGACATCGTTATGACCTCGGTTACCCCATACGGGCAGTCCGGCCCGCACAAGGACTATGAATATACCGAACTGACGATATTCGCGGCGGGCGGCGGCATGCACCGCGAAGGCTTACCCGAACGTGAGCCGCTGCGATACGGCGCGGAAATAGCGCAGTACTTCAGCGGCACGACGGCGGCGGCGGCAACAATGATCGCCCTGTTCGGTGTCGCGATGAACGGCGAAGGTGAATGGCTGGACATATCCATCCAAGAGTGCATGGCAGGGCATCCGCACCAGATTGGACGCCGCACGCCTTGGATATACGGCGGTGAACCGGATCCGCGCAAGCCACCGCGTCTCGCAGCCGCCGGCATGCGCGAACCCTACGCAGTCGGCACATTCCGCTGCAAGGACGGCTATGTCAGCTTCCTGCCGCTCGGTTCGCGCATGTGGCCGCAGCTCGCGCGGATGATAGACCGCGCCGACCTCATCGGTGACGCGCGTTTCGCAACGCCGGACGACCGCACGAAGAGGCGCGAGGAGCTGGAAGCGATATTTCAGGCGTGGTTCAACGAGCATACACGCATGGAGATATTCGCCGCCGGACAGAGGGAGATGCTGCCTTGCGCGCCGATTATGGAGACGCATGAGGCGTTCGATAATCCACAATTCCGTGAGCGCGACTACTTCGTGGATTTGATGCACCCGGACGCCGGCGAACTCACCTACACGGGGCTGCCGTTCCGCCTGTCCGACACGCCGGTATCCACGAACACGCCCGCGCCGCGTCTGGGACAGCACAACGCCGAAATCTACGACGACTTGCTAGACATAGACGCGCCGCTACTTGCCGAACTACGCGCAAAGGGTGTAGTTTAG
- a CDS encoding CoA transferase: MGMKNPPLRGIRALELAEIWAGPFCGVMLGDMGAEIIKVEALQRIARGPLRPEPNTPGYPDYDPGERPWNRQGNFNATNRNKLGLTLDLTSEQGVDAFKELVAISDVVFTNYAFGVMDRLGIGQDVLRAIKPDLIVLFTPGYGNTGPYRGHRSMGMAIDAMTGHSALRGYPDLDLSHNSLVHHPDAVGAATAAFAICTALHYRARTGKGQFIDLSQAEAFMPHMGETFLENQMSGESRERRGNSHPRMSPHGCYRCLGDDAWVAIAVRNDDEWRRFCDVIGQPNLAADARFTSPDGRVANRAALDDIVSEWTAQSTRQDIATQLQEQSIPAAPVLDCGPDTYDDPHLQARQYFQLVTHADAGTFPMSGPVWSTLSHTSPDLAPEDAPRLPDRHRPAPGLGEHNEYLLRDMLGYSVDMLHDLERAKVIGTVPLEGADMGGVRRFARERRNTAAS, from the coding sequence TTGGGTATGAAAAATCCGCCGCTGCGTGGCATACGCGCGCTTGAACTTGCAGAGATTTGGGCGGGACCCTTCTGCGGCGTGATGCTCGGAGACATGGGCGCGGAGATTATCAAGGTCGAGGCGTTGCAGCGTATCGCGCGCGGTCCATTACGACCCGAACCGAATACGCCCGGCTATCCTGACTACGACCCCGGCGAACGCCCGTGGAACCGGCAGGGCAACTTCAACGCCACCAATCGCAACAAACTCGGCTTGACGCTCGACCTCACCAGCGAACAGGGCGTTGACGCCTTCAAGGAACTTGTCGCTATCAGCGATGTGGTGTTCACCAACTACGCATTCGGCGTTATGGACAGGCTTGGCATCGGGCAGGACGTGCTGCGCGCAATCAAGCCGGACCTCATCGTGCTGTTCACGCCGGGGTACGGCAACACGGGCCCCTATCGGGGGCACCGCAGCATGGGCATGGCGATAGACGCGATGACGGGGCATTCGGCGCTGCGCGGCTACCCGGACCTCGATCTGTCGCACAACTCGCTGGTGCATCATCCGGACGCGGTGGGCGCCGCAACCGCCGCATTCGCGATATGCACTGCACTGCACTATCGCGCACGCACCGGCAAGGGGCAGTTCATCGATCTGTCGCAGGCGGAAGCGTTTATGCCGCACATGGGCGAGACATTCTTGGAAAACCAGATGAGCGGCGAGTCGCGGGAACGGCGCGGCAACAGCCATCCGCGAATGTCGCCGCACGGCTGTTATCGCTGCCTTGGCGACGACGCATGGGTTGCCATCGCCGTCCGCAACGACGACGAATGGCGGCGCTTCTGCGATGTCATCGGGCAGCCGAACCTTGCCGCAGACGCGCGTTTCACATCGCCGGACGGTCGCGTCGCCAACCGCGCGGCGCTCGACGATATTGTCAGCGAGTGGACGGCGCAGAGCACGCGCCAAGACATCGCCACGCAGTTGCAGGAGCAATCCATACCAGCCGCGCCGGTGCTGGACTGCGGCCCTGACACTTACGACGATCCGCACTTGCAAGCGCGCCAGTATTTCCAGCTAGTAACACACGCCGACGCCGGCACATTCCCTATGAGCGGTCCCGTGTGGAGCACGCTGTCGCACACATCGCCGGACTTGGCGCCCGAAGACGCGCCGCGCCTGCCCGACCGTCATAGGCCCGCGCCCGGTCTAGGCGAGCACAACGAATACCTGCTGCGCGACATGCTGGGCTACTCGGTCGATATGCTGCACGACTTGGAGCGCGCGAAAGTTATCGGCACGGTGCCGCTCGAAGGCGCGGATATGGGCGGTGTTCGCCGCTTCGCCCGCGAGCGCCGGAACACGGCAGCGTCCTAG
- a CDS encoding EamA family transporter encodes MHWIVLSLGSAFGFAIVSALDKILIQRYMPTPLVFIVIVGLCQLGLAAVTVPFATFSGYGVDTLLIAIGGGLLSGIYLAMMFWVMRTQDVSRVVPVTTTHTIFVAILAMVFLAEFISLIAWIGILATVVGAALMSLGPTMRESERDQNRIIPFMLLLVASLAFGINQFLTKLISVDMDVWTLFMWRALGMGIACTAFIVTPRIIPDLINTLRSPISMGLTILVEGVLVLGTVYITLEAIYAGPVSLVTAVMATRPMFVFMLGIVLSLGISRVLDEPLGGKILAVKLAAIVLTVGGVIAVSV; translated from the coding sequence ATGCACTGGATAGTCCTGTCACTCGGCAGCGCGTTCGGCTTCGCCATCGTATCCGCACTGGACAAGATTCTCATACAGCGATACATGCCCACGCCCTTGGTGTTCATCGTCATCGTGGGTCTGTGCCAACTGGGACTCGCCGCCGTGACCGTGCCATTTGCCACATTCAGCGGCTATGGCGTGGATACGCTGCTCATCGCTATCGGCGGTGGCTTGCTGTCGGGCATCTATCTGGCGATGATGTTCTGGGTGATGCGAACGCAAGATGTGTCGCGCGTAGTGCCGGTAACGACCACGCATACGATATTCGTCGCCATTCTCGCGATGGTCTTCCTGGCGGAGTTCATATCGCTAATCGCGTGGATTGGCATTCTCGCCACAGTGGTCGGTGCGGCGCTGATGTCGCTGGGACCAACGATGCGCGAATCCGAGCGCGATCAGAACCGCATCATACCGTTCATGCTGCTACTGGTCGCCAGTTTAGCCTTCGGAATCAACCAATTTCTGACCAAGCTCATATCGGTCGATATGGATGTGTGGACGCTGTTTATGTGGCGCGCGCTGGGTATGGGAATAGCCTGCACCGCGTTCATAGTTACGCCGAGGATAATACCCGATCTGATAAACACGCTCCGCTCGCCAATCTCAATGGGGCTGACTATCCTAGTCGAAGGTGTGCTAGTGCTGGGCACGGTGTACATCACGCTAGAGGCAATCTACGCGGGCCCGGTATCGCTGGTAACCGCAGTAATGGCAACGCGCCCAATGTTTGTATTCATGCTAGGCATAGTCCTGAGCCTAGGCATCTCCCGCGTCCTAGACGAACCTCTAGGCGGTAAAATCCTCGCAGTCAAACTAGCCGCGATTGTGCTGACAGTGGGCGGCGTGATAGCGGTGTCGGTGTGA